Proteins from a single region of Desulfolutivibrio sulfoxidireducens:
- a CDS encoding LysR family transcriptional regulator, translating into MELYQLRTFVAVAETRNLTRAAKRLNASGPAVSAQIKALEEELGVELFCRTAKGMLPTEAGRELASRARRTLESAGELLSAAGSFRSQAVGVVRIGLNNEPGRLRMTEFLARMRSDHPRVELHLMQHGSPEALDGVRSGELDGGFVYENIRDPAGDVASMPLCRVEMAIVGPAAWRERIEAADWGALSAMPWVWFPERCPFQFLLTETFAHKGFDLNKTIVGDTDATLRALVVAQCGLTLLRRDDALDAAAAGEVCLWEREPMSLDLSFMYRRVRENDPVIRALCGVLAGVWGDESGACGE; encoded by the coding sequence ATGGAACTGTATCAACTGCGCACCTTCGTGGCCGTGGCCGAGACCCGGAACCTGACCCGGGCCGCAAAGCGCTTAAACGCCAGCGGACCGGCGGTGAGCGCCCAGATCAAGGCCCTGGAGGAGGAACTGGGGGTGGAGCTTTTTTGCCGCACGGCCAAGGGCATGCTTCCGACCGAGGCCGGCCGGGAACTGGCGTCCCGGGCCAGGCGGACCCTGGAGTCAGCCGGGGAGCTTTTGTCGGCGGCCGGGTCGTTTCGTTCCCAGGCCGTGGGCGTGGTCCGCATCGGGCTCAACAACGAGCCGGGCCGGTTGCGGATGACGGAATTTCTGGCCCGCATGCGTTCGGATCATCCGCGCGTGGAACTGCATCTCATGCAGCACGGCTCGCCGGAGGCCCTGGACGGGGTGCGCTCGGGGGAACTTGACGGCGGGTTCGTCTACGAGAACATCCGGGACCCGGCCGGGGACGTGGCCTCCATGCCCCTGTGCCGGGTGGAGATGGCCATCGTGGGGCCGGCCGCGTGGCGGGAGAGGATCGAGGCGGCCGACTGGGGAGCGCTTTCGGCCATGCCCTGGGTGTGGTTCCCGGAGCGCTGTCCGTTCCAGTTTCTGTTGACCGAGACCTTCGCCCACAAGGGGTTCGACCTGAACAAGACCATCGTGGGGGACACGGACGCCACCCTGCGGGCCCTGGTGGTGGCGCAGTGCGGCCTGACCCTGCTTCGCCGGGACGACGCCCTGGACGCGGCCGCGGCCGGTGAGGTCTGCCTGTGGGAGCGGGAGCCCATGAGCCTGGACCTGTCGTTCATGTACCGCCGGGTGCGGGAGAACGATCCAGTGATCCGGGCCTTGTGCGGGGTGCTGGCCGGGGTGTGGGGAGACGAGTCCGGGGCGTGCGGGGAGTGA
- a CDS encoding peptide chain release factor 3: MSDTAFLTRLRREVERRRTFAIVSHPDAGKTTLTEKLLLFGGAIRMAGAVKAKKAARHATSDWMAIERERGISVTSSVMQFDYDGFAVNLLDTPGHQDFSEDTYRVLTAVDSALMVIDSVKGVETQTKKLMDVCRMRDTPIMTFVNKLDRDGRSPFELLDDIEQNLGIECAPLTWPIGMGKLFQGVYDIRERMLRFFQTGEDKGARPRESVLVRGLDDPELDRQVGARAADVLRQDIELLEGAGYPFDQDRYLAGRQTPVFFGSAVNNFGVRELLDAFLRHAPAPRPRKTETREVSPIEEPFSGVVFKIQANMDPAHRDRMAFLRVNSGCFTRGTRVSHQRSGKDMLVHNATIFMAQDRQNADEAWPGDIIGIPNHGTLRIGDTLCGREPLRYLGIPHFAPEHFRRVILKNPFKAKQMEKGLQQLTEEGAIQLFRPVTVREHILGAVGVLQFDVITERLRAEYDVHIAVEPVSILAVRWLAGEAPVLDRLRRENMGAMLTDSDGHAAMSFANTWRLEKALEEWPQVSFLTARECVGAS, from the coding sequence ATGTCCGACACCGCCTTTCTGACCCGCCTGCGGCGCGAGGTCGAACGCCGCCGCACCTTCGCCATCGTAAGCCACCCCGACGCGGGCAAGACCACCCTGACCGAGAAGCTCCTCCTTTTCGGCGGCGCCATCCGCATGGCCGGCGCGGTCAAGGCCAAAAAGGCCGCCCGCCACGCCACCTCCGACTGGATGGCCATCGAGAGGGAGCGCGGCATCTCCGTGACCTCCTCGGTCATGCAGTTCGACTACGACGGCTTCGCCGTCAATCTGCTGGACACCCCCGGCCACCAGGATTTTTCCGAGGATACCTACCGGGTGCTCACGGCCGTGGATTCGGCGCTCATGGTCATCGACAGCGTCAAGGGCGTGGAGACCCAGACGAAAAAGCTCATGGACGTCTGCCGCATGCGCGATACCCCGATCATGACCTTCGTCAACAAGCTGGACCGGGACGGACGTTCCCCCTTCGAGCTTCTGGACGATATCGAACAGAACCTGGGCATCGAATGCGCCCCACTGACCTGGCCCATCGGCATGGGCAAGCTCTTCCAGGGGGTCTACGACATCCGTGAAAGGATGCTGCGTTTTTTCCAAACCGGCGAGGACAAGGGGGCCCGGCCCCGGGAGTCCGTGCTGGTGCGGGGGCTGGACGACCCGGAGTTGGACCGCCAGGTGGGGGCCCGGGCGGCCGACGTCCTGCGCCAGGACATCGAACTCCTGGAGGGCGCGGGCTATCCCTTTGACCAGGACCGCTATCTGGCGGGCAGGCAGACCCCGGTCTTTTTCGGTAGCGCGGTGAACAATTTCGGGGTGCGCGAGCTTCTGGACGCCTTTTTGCGCCACGCCCCGGCCCCCAGGCCCAGGAAGACCGAAACCCGGGAGGTCTCGCCCATCGAGGAACCCTTCTCCGGGGTGGTTTTCAAGATCCAGGCCAACATGGACCCGGCCCACCGGGACCGGATGGCCTTCTTGCGCGTCAATTCGGGATGCTTCACCCGGGGGACCCGGGTCAGCCATCAGCGTTCGGGAAAGGATATGCTGGTGCACAACGCCACCATCTTCATGGCCCAGGACCGGCAAAACGCCGACGAGGCCTGGCCGGGCGACATCATCGGCATCCCCAACCACGGCACCCTGCGCATCGGCGACACCCTGTGCGGCCGGGAGCCCCTGCGCTACCTGGGCATCCCGCACTTCGCGCCCGAGCACTTCCGGCGGGTGATCCTCAAAAATCCCTTCAAGGCCAAGCAGATGGAAAAGGGCCTGCAACAGCTCACCGAGGAAGGGGCCATCCAGCTTTTTCGGCCCGTGACCGTGCGCGAACACATCCTGGGCGCCGTCGGGGTGCTTCAGTTCGACGTCATCACCGAGCGGCTTCGCGCGGAATACGACGTGCATATCGCCGTGGAGCCCGTAAGCATCCTGGCCGTGCGCTGGCTCGCGGGCGAGGCCCCGGTCCTTGACCGCCTGCGGCGCGAGAACATGGGGGCCATGCTGACCGATTCCGACGGGCACGCGGCCATGTCCTTCGCCAATACCTGGCGGCTGGAAAAGGCCCTGGAGGAATGGCCCCAGGTGTCCTTTTTGACCGCGCGGGAATGCGTGGGCGCGTCGTGA
- a CDS encoding sirohydrochlorin cobaltochelatase, with the protein MPASPPVPPIPDTGIILAAHGSRLPEAVAALEAFARRVAEAHPDCAVRLARTMGEMHRGRHLRPLFAARSLDAAFLEMARLGVTRVAVQSLHVVAGGEFAQVLDVAGRARRGGAFAAVPVGGPLLRDAGDAPAVADMLLASLPGDRAPGEAVAVMGHGARGPAREIYAALAGELSRRDRLVFFSTLDRTREDAARPDSNIGRLRRAILETGAKRAWLVPFFSVAGAHARRDLAGAGEHSWRGILAQAGIECLPALAGLVEIEHFSRAFLARLDAALAGLARPGEAGSGGTTFFP; encoded by the coding sequence ATGCCCGCATCCCCCCCAGTCCCGCCCATTCCCGACACCGGCATCATCCTGGCCGCCCACGGTTCCCGGCTGCCCGAGGCCGTGGCGGCCCTGGAGGCCTTTGCCCGGCGGGTGGCCGAGGCTCATCCGGACTGCGCGGTACGCCTGGCCCGAACCATGGGCGAGATGCATCGCGGTCGCCATCTGCGGCCCCTTTTCGCGGCGCGTTCCCTGGACGCGGCCTTCCTGGAGATGGCCCGGCTGGGGGTCACGCGGGTGGCGGTGCAGTCGCTGCACGTGGTGGCCGGAGGGGAATTCGCACAGGTTCTGGACGTGGCGGGCCGGGCGCGACGAGGCGGCGCGTTTGCGGCGGTTCCCGTGGGCGGTCCGCTGCTTCGGGACGCCGGGGACGCGCCCGCGGTGGCGGACATGCTTCTGGCCAGCCTGCCCGGGGATCGGGCCCCGGGCGAGGCTGTGGCGGTCATGGGGCACGGGGCGCGGGGGCCGGCCCGGGAGATCTACGCGGCCCTGGCCGGGGAGCTTTCGCGGCGCGATCGGCTGGTCTTTTTCTCCACCCTGGACCGCACCCGGGAGGACGCGGCCCGGCCAGACTCGAACATCGGCCGCCTGCGGCGGGCCATTCTCGAAACCGGTGCGAAGCGGGCGTGGCTGGTGCCCTTTTTCAGCGTGGCCGGGGCCCATGCCCGGCGCGACCTGGCCGGTGCTGGGGAGCATTCCTGGCGCGGCATTCTGGCCCAGGCCGGGATCGAGTGCCTGCCGGCGCTGGCCGGGCTGGTCGAGATCGAACATTTCTCCCGGGCGTTTCTGGCCCGGCTGGATGCGGCCCTGGCCGGGCTGGCCAGGCCCGGCGAAGCCGGATCGGGAGGCACCACCTTTTTTCCCTGA
- a CDS encoding LysE family translocator gives MSDLLAFLAAGSALGASAGFSPGPLLTLVLAQTLAHGPREGIKVAMAPLLTDTPMLVASLLALSFVQDRPAILGVLSLAGAAVVTLYGLDCLRARPISLPDIRVSPGSLRKGVIANFLNPHPYVFWATVGAPATLSAARSPGGIRAAAAFLFGFYLCLVGAKVCAALLTGKFRSFLGSRGYALLMRLLGLALFAFAAMFLCDGLRFFGLLP, from the coding sequence ATGTCCGACCTTCTCGCCTTTCTCGCGGCCGGGTCCGCGCTCGGGGCCAGCGCCGGGTTCTCCCCGGGCCCCCTTTTGACCCTGGTCCTGGCCCAGACCCTGGCCCACGGCCCGCGCGAGGGCATCAAGGTGGCCATGGCCCCCCTGCTCACGGACACCCCCATGCTGGTGGCCTCCCTCCTGGCTTTGTCCTTTGTCCAGGACCGCCCGGCCATCCTGGGCGTCCTGTCCCTGGCCGGGGCCGCCGTGGTGACCCTTTACGGCCTGGACTGCCTGCGCGCCCGGCCCATCTCCCTGCCCGACATCCGCGTCTCACCGGGGTCGCTACGCAAAGGGGTCATCGCCAATTTTTTAAACCCCCACCCCTATGTTTTCTGGGCCACGGTAGGCGCGCCGGCCACCCTGTCCGCGGCCCGCTCCCCGGGCGGCATCCGGGCCGCCGCCGCGTTCCTCTTCGGCTTCTACCTGTGCCTGGTGGGGGCCAAGGTCTGCGCCGCGCTTTTGACCGGAAAATTCCGCTCCTTCCTGGGCAGCCGGGGCTACGCCCTGCTCATGCGCCTGCTGGGGCTGGCCCTTTTCGCCTTCGCCGCCATGTTTCTTTGCGACGGCCTGCGCTTTTTCGGGCTTCTCCCCTGA
- a CDS encoding cell division protein FtsX: MLFRLIFRGIRDLFRNPWPQALTLAAVTLTAFLGGLFAMFLQNLETELARHQGKAQYQIFWLPGSDEATVAAQWQALRAREQLSELTTFTPDQALTVMQEALGPGTDLSWLRGKSPLPFTALATCRIPPDDPGWPARTFEEFKALPGVAAVHVNPLQMDLSRSVADVSRTLIWPTGVFLLLLVALVVGNTVKLSLLARSDEVSILRLVGAKTWYIRLPLLAGGVAQGLVGAGLALGLLKVVQHSLADLLNAPPLWITITFLTWPHAAALAGTMALVAAMASWVAARDRA; the protein is encoded by the coding sequence ATGCTTTTTCGTCTGATCTTTCGCGGCATCCGCGACCTGTTCCGCAACCCCTGGCCCCAGGCCCTGACCCTGGCCGCCGTGACCCTGACCGCCTTCCTGGGCGGGCTCTTCGCCATGTTCCTGCAAAACCTGGAGACCGAGCTGGCCAGGCACCAGGGCAAGGCCCAGTACCAGATCTTCTGGCTGCCGGGGTCGGACGAGGCCACGGTCGCGGCCCAGTGGCAGGCCCTGCGGGCCCGGGAACAGCTCTCGGAACTGACGACCTTCACCCCGGACCAGGCCCTGACGGTCATGCAGGAGGCCCTGGGGCCGGGCACGGACCTGTCCTGGCTGCGGGGCAAAAGCCCCCTGCCGTTCACGGCCCTGGCCACCTGCCGCATCCCCCCGGACGATCCGGGCTGGCCGGCGCGGACCTTCGAGGAATTCAAGGCCCTGCCCGGGGTGGCCGCCGTGCACGTCAATCCCCTGCAAATGGACCTGTCCCGGTCCGTGGCCGACGTCAGTCGCACGCTCATCTGGCCCACGGGGGTGTTTTTGCTGCTTTTGGTGGCCTTGGTGGTGGGCAACACGGTCAAGCTGTCCCTTCTGGCCCGCTCCGACGAGGTCTCCATTTTGCGTCTGGTCGGGGCCAAGACCTGGTACATCCGGCTGCCGCTTCTGGCCGGCGGCGTGGCCCAGGGGCTTGTGGGCGCGGGGTTGGCCCTGGGGCTGCTCAAGGTGGTGCAGCATTCCCTGGCCGACCTGCTCAACGCGCCGCCGCTTTGGATCACGATCACCTTTCTCACCTGGCCCCATGCGGCGGCCCTGGCCGGGACCATGGCCCTGGTGGCGGCCATGGCCAGTTGGGTAGCGGCCCGGGACCGGGCCTGA
- the glgP gene encoding alpha-glucan family phosphorylase, translating to MQPLRVYSVVPKLPPRLKPLWELAYNYWFSWNTEIISLFSQVDHKLWRECYGNPIGFLNRLPQQTLESLAEDDFFLERLGDLRQRLEAYLARKTTSIPFPDKTGEPVVAYFSLEYGITLCLPVYSGGLGILAGDHLKSASDLNVPLVGIGLGYQQGYFRQYLTPDGWQQERYPLYDFEQLPLTLCKDPGGSRILVSVDLRGEKVQAQIWKAQVGRVSLYLLDSNVPENQPQSRLITTRLYGGDLEMRVRQEYLLGIGGIRALSALGLRPKVIHMNEGHSAFAGLERISNFMQQNKLSFEAALELVASSSVFTTHTPVPAGNDRFPPELMQPYFEDYARKMGLAFKVFLALGREDPRNDAEHFCMPVLALKLSRFNNGVSKLHGVVSRKMWNRVWSQYPVEDVPIGAITNGVHVPTWVAQDIAALYDRYLGANWREDPDCPRVFSQAPAISDAELWRTHERLRERLVGYVRVKLREQLLARGAKRKELQVSEEVLDPQALTIGFARRFATYKRANLLLQDKERLIKIISDSPRPVQFIFAGKAHPHDNEGKKIIQELVQLCTSPECRYSMVFLEDYDMDVASYLVQGCDVWLNTPRRPLEACGTSGMKAMCNGVINLSTLDGWWAEAWRSDNSVGWAIGQGEEYEDAGYQDFVESQTTYNIIENEIIPTFYERGHGNLPRNWIRKMKESISSLVPVYNSHRMVEDYARVAYVPALDNYNRLVKSDYAAAKDLASWRMDMMTKWSNLDIRNIRAGEPDQLHVGDSVTVTAEVYLNGIRPQDVEVQIYSGRLNYEGKFAQRETTVMKPVSTANDGWYLFQGEIMPLEAGRFGFTVRILPHHPLLLDSHSLGLIRWAQSM from the coding sequence ATGCAGCCTCTTCGCGTCTACAGCGTCGTCCCCAAACTGCCCCCCAGGCTCAAACCGCTGTGGGAACTGGCCTACAATTATTGGTTTTCCTGGAACACCGAGATCATTTCCCTTTTTTCCCAAGTGGATCACAAGCTGTGGCGGGAATGCTACGGCAACCCCATAGGATTTTTGAACCGCCTGCCCCAGCAGACCCTGGAAAGCCTGGCCGAGGACGATTTCTTTCTCGAACGCCTGGGCGATTTGCGCCAGCGCCTGGAGGCCTACCTGGCTCGCAAGACCACCTCCATCCCCTTCCCGGACAAGACCGGCGAACCCGTGGTGGCCTACTTCAGCCTGGAATACGGCATCACCCTGTGCCTGCCGGTCTATTCCGGGGGCCTGGGCATCCTGGCCGGCGACCACCTCAAATCCGCCAGCGACCTGAACGTGCCCCTGGTGGGCATCGGCCTGGGCTACCAGCAGGGCTATTTCCGCCAATACCTGACCCCGGACGGCTGGCAGCAGGAACGCTATCCCCTCTACGACTTCGAGCAGCTTCCCCTGACCCTGTGCAAGGACCCGGGCGGCAGCCGCATCCTGGTCTCCGTGGACCTGCGCGGCGAGAAGGTCCAGGCCCAGATCTGGAAGGCCCAGGTGGGCCGTGTGTCCCTGTATCTTCTGGACTCCAACGTGCCCGAGAACCAGCCCCAATCCCGCCTGATCACCACCAGGCTCTACGGCGGCGATCTGGAGATGCGGGTGCGCCAGGAATACCTGCTGGGCATCGGCGGCATCCGGGCCCTGTCCGCCCTGGGGCTTCGGCCCAAGGTCATCCACATGAACGAGGGCCATTCGGCCTTTGCCGGGCTCGAGCGCATAAGCAACTTCATGCAGCAAAACAAGCTGTCCTTCGAGGCCGCCCTGGAACTCGTGGCCTCAAGCAGCGTCTTCACCACCCACACCCCGGTCCCGGCCGGGAACGACCGCTTCCCGCCCGAACTCATGCAGCCCTATTTCGAGGATTACGCCCGAAAAATGGGCCTGGCCTTCAAGGTCTTTCTGGCCCTTGGCCGCGAGGACCCGCGAAACGACGCCGAGCATTTCTGCATGCCCGTTTTGGCGCTCAAACTCTCCCGGTTCAACAACGGGGTGAGCAAGCTGCACGGGGTGGTGTCGCGCAAGATGTGGAACCGGGTCTGGAGCCAGTATCCCGTGGAGGACGTGCCCATCGGGGCCATCACCAACGGCGTGCACGTGCCCACCTGGGTGGCCCAGGACATCGCGGCCCTGTACGACCGCTACCTCGGGGCCAACTGGCGCGAGGATCCGGATTGCCCCAGGGTCTTTTCCCAGGCCCCGGCCATCTCCGACGCGGAACTGTGGCGCACCCACGAACGGCTGCGGGAACGGCTGGTGGGCTACGTGCGGGTCAAGCTGCGGGAACAGCTCTTGGCCCGGGGGGCCAAGCGCAAGGAATTGCAGGTGTCCGAGGAGGTCCTCGACCCCCAGGCCCTGACCATCGGCTTTGCCCGGCGTTTTGCCACCTACAAGCGGGCCAACCTGCTTTTGCAGGACAAGGAACGGCTGATAAAAATCATCAGCGACTCGCCGCGGCCCGTGCAGTTCATTTTCGCGGGCAAGGCCCATCCCCACGACAACGAGGGCAAAAAGATCATCCAGGAGCTGGTGCAGTTGTGCACCTCGCCCGAGTGCCGCTACAGCATGGTGTTTCTCGAGGACTACGACATGGATGTGGCCAGCTATCTGGTGCAGGGCTGCGACGTGTGGCTCAACACCCCACGCCGTCCCCTGGAGGCCTGCGGCACCAGCGGCATGAAGGCCATGTGCAACGGGGTCATCAACTTGAGCACCCTGGACGGCTGGTGGGCCGAGGCCTGGCGGTCGGACAACAGCGTGGGCTGGGCCATCGGCCAGGGCGAGGAATACGAGGACGCGGGCTATCAGGATTTCGTGGAAAGCCAGACCACCTACAACATCATCGAAAACGAGATCATCCCCACCTTCTACGAGCGCGGCCACGGCAATCTGCCCCGCAACTGGATCCGCAAGATGAAGGAGTCCATAAGCTCGCTTGTGCCCGTCTACAATTCCCACCGCATGGTGGAGGACTACGCCCGCGTGGCCTACGTCCCGGCCCTGGACAACTACAACCGGTTGGTGAAAAGCGACTACGCGGCGGCCAAGGATCTGGCCTCCTGGCGCATGGACATGATGACCAAGTGGAGCAACCTGGACATCCGGAACATACGGGCCGGGGAGCCGGACCAGTTGCACGTGGGCGACTCGGTGACCGTGACCGCCGAGGTGTACCTAAACGGCATCCGGCCCCAGGACGTGGAGGTGCAGATCTATTCCGGCCGGCTCAACTACGAGGGCAAGTTCGCCCAGCGCGAGACCACGGTGATGAAGCCCGTGTCCACCGCCAACGACGGCTGGTACCTGTTCCAGGGGGAAATCATGCCCCTGGAGGCCGGGCGGTTCGGATTCACGGTGCGCATCCTGCCCCACCACCCCCTGCTTCTGGATTCCCATTCCCTGGGGCTTATCCGCTGGGCTCAAAGCATGTAA
- a CDS encoding vitamin B12-dependent ribonucleotide reductase: protein MSEQSFSPSSPHSPPQDPPAPVVNANAAIVLGKRYLRKGPDGLPIEDATGLFWRVARAIAAIEATYDEKHDVEATARQFYELMTSYRFLPNSPTLMNAGTPLGQLAACFVLPVGDSMEEIFDAVKFAALIHKSGGGTGFSFSRLRAKHSRVGSTGGVASGPVSFMRIFNTATEQVKQGGTRRGANMGILRVDHPDIKEFITCKERESALDNFNISVGLTEKFMQAVDEGRDYDLIDPRDGTSAGTQNARELFDLLVRKAWESGDPGIVFLDRINRDNPTPAQGEIESTNPCGEQPLLPYEACNLGSINLALLYAPDREDGLDWEELARVVRLSVRFLDNVIDASQYPLPVITEMVRKNRKIGLGIMGFADLLYRLEIPYDSPEALAMAGRIMGFVQTEARRASAELARERGPFPAYGQSVFAGKKEGPYRNATTTTIAPTGTLSIIAGCSSGIEPLFALSFSRNVMDGERLVETNPYFQAALERSGLAAPEVIAEVARKGSVAHMENIPESLRRVFVTAMDIDPLWHLRMQAAFQRHTDNAVSKTVNLPGTASLEDIAGIYRMAYELGCKGVTVYRDGCKSAQVLCTGEAGQEEAPKVATKVKTRPDVVYGFTQKVKTGLGELYLTVNEIDGKPFEVFATIGKSGRSVTAKAEAIGRLVSLALRSGVDVEDIVGQLKGIGGENPVFQKKGLLLSIPDAVSWVLENRYMQGQKIVDGNRSLTHPRCPDCGADLVFEEGCHICKSCGYTKCG from the coding sequence ATGTCCGAACAGTCTTTTTCACCGTCCTCGCCGCACTCCCCGCCACAGGATCCGCCCGCCCCGGTCGTCAACGCCAACGCGGCCATCGTCCTTGGCAAACGCTACCTGCGCAAGGGCCCGGACGGCCTGCCCATCGAGGACGCCACCGGCCTTTTCTGGCGCGTGGCCCGGGCCATCGCCGCCATCGAGGCCACATACGACGAAAAACACGACGTGGAGGCCACGGCCCGCCAGTTCTACGAGTTGATGACCTCCTACAGGTTTCTGCCCAACTCCCCCACGCTGATGAACGCCGGCACGCCGCTGGGGCAACTGGCGGCCTGCTTCGTATTGCCCGTGGGCGACTCCATGGAGGAGATCTTCGACGCCGTGAAGTTCGCCGCGCTGATCCACAAGTCCGGCGGCGGCACGGGATTCTCCTTTTCCAGGCTGCGGGCCAAGCACAGCCGGGTGGGGTCCACCGGGGGCGTGGCCTCGGGTCCGGTATCGTTCATGCGCATCTTCAATACCGCCACAGAGCAGGTCAAGCAGGGCGGCACCCGGCGCGGAGCGAACATGGGCATCCTGCGCGTGGACCATCCGGACATAAAGGAATTCATCACCTGCAAGGAGCGCGAGTCCGCCCTGGACAACTTCAACATCTCCGTGGGGCTGACGGAAAAATTCATGCAGGCCGTGGATGAGGGCCGGGACTATGACCTGATCGACCCCCGCGACGGCACGTCCGCCGGGACCCAGAACGCCCGGGAGCTCTTCGACCTTCTGGTGCGCAAGGCCTGGGAGAGCGGCGACCCGGGCATCGTCTTCTTGGACCGCATCAACCGCGACAACCCCACCCCGGCCCAGGGCGAAATCGAGAGCACCAACCCCTGCGGGGAGCAACCCCTTTTGCCCTACGAGGCCTGCAACCTGGGCTCCATCAACCTGGCCCTCCTGTATGCCCCGGACCGCGAGGACGGCCTGGACTGGGAGGAACTGGCCCGGGTGGTCCGCCTGTCCGTGCGTTTCCTGGACAACGTCATCGACGCCTCCCAGTATCCGCTTCCGGTCATCACCGAGATGGTGCGAAAAAACCGCAAGATCGGCCTGGGGATCATGGGCTTCGCGGATCTGCTCTACCGCCTGGAGATCCCCTATGACAGCCCCGAGGCCCTGGCCATGGCCGGACGGATCATGGGCTTCGTCCAGACCGAGGCCCGCCGGGCCTCGGCCGAACTGGCCCGGGAGCGCGGCCCCTTCCCGGCCTACGGCCAGTCGGTCTTCGCCGGGAAAAAGGAAGGCCCCTACCGCAACGCCACCACCACCACCATCGCCCCCACCGGCACCCTGTCCATCATCGCCGGCTGTTCCTCGGGCATCGAACCCCTTTTCGCCTTGAGCTTCTCCCGAAACGTCATGGACGGGGAGAGGCTGGTGGAGACCAACCCCTATTTCCAGGCCGCCCTGGAGCGGTCCGGCCTGGCCGCCCCGGAGGTCATCGCCGAGGTGGCCCGCAAGGGCAGCGTGGCCCACATGGAGAACATCCCCGAGTCCCTGCGCCGGGTCTTTGTCACGGCCATGGACATCGACCCCCTGTGGCACCTGCGCATGCAGGCGGCCTTCCAGCGGCACACGGACAACGCCGTGTCCAAGACCGTGAACCTGCCGGGCACGGCGTCCCTGGAAGACATCGCCGGCATCTACCGCATGGCCTACGAGCTTGGCTGCAAGGGCGTGACCGTGTATCGGGACGGGTGCAAGTCCGCCCAGGTGTTGTGCACCGGCGAGGCCGGCCAGGAGGAGGCCCCCAAGGTCGCCACCAAGGTCAAGACCCGGCCCGACGTGGTCTACGGCTTCACCCAGAAGGTCAAAACCGGGCTTGGGGAACTCTACCTCACGGTCAACGAGATCGACGGCAAGCCCTTCGAGGTCTTCGCCACCATCGGCAAGTCCGGCCGGTCGGTGACGGCCAAGGCCGAGGCCATCGGCCGGCTGGTGTCGTTGGCCCTGCGCTCGGGCGTGGACGTGGAGGACATCGTGGGCCAGCTCAAGGGCATCGGCGGCGAGAACCCGGTCTTCCAGAAAAAGGGACTGTTGCTGTCCATCCCGGACGCCGTGTCCTGGGTTCTGGAGAACCGGTACATGCAGGGGCAAAAGATCGTCGACGGCAACCGGTCCCTCACCCATCCGAGATGTCCGGACTGCGGGGCCGATCTGGTGTTCGAGGAAGGGTGCCACATTTGCAAGTCCTGCGGCTACACCAAGTGCGGCTGA
- a CDS encoding cell division ATP-binding protein FtsE, translated as MVRVRNVSFRFGRRFALRNVSFSVGRGGFVFLTGPSGAGKTTLLRILHGALPLQSGQASVAGHDLGAMKKSRLPALRRDVGVVFQDFKILPGRTVRENVALPLEVRGVARHKSERRIKAVLHALRLDDLSDVPCAELAGGEQQRVAIARAVVTGPRVILADEPTGNLDWELSLRLLDVFRQFHLHGTTIIMATHNRDIPAAVPEAGILRLAGGEVDLGGYDVAEAAGLSGEDGP; from the coding sequence ATGGTACGGGTACGCAACGTCTCTTTCCGCTTCGGCCGACGCTTTGCCCTGCGCAACGTGTCTTTTTCCGTGGGCCGGGGGGGCTTTGTCTTTTTGACCGGCCCGTCCGGGGCGGGCAAGACCACGCTTTTGCGCATCCTGCACGGGGCCTTGCCCCTGCAATCGGGGCAGGCCAGCGTGGCCGGCCACGACCTGGGGGCCATGAAAAAAAGCCGGCTGCCGGCGCTTCGCCGGGATGTGGGCGTGGTCTTCCAGGACTTCAAGATCCTGCCCGGCCGCACGGTGCGCGAGAACGTGGCCCTGCCCCTGGAGGTGCGCGGCGTGGCCCGGCACAAATCCGAGCGCCGGATCAAGGCCGTTCTGCACGCGCTACGGCTCGACGACCTGTCGGACGTTCCCTGCGCGGAACTGGCCGGGGGCGAGCAGCAGCGGGTGGCCATCGCCCGGGCCGTGGTCACCGGCCCCCGGGTGATCCTGGCCGACGAGCCCACAGGCAACCTGGACTGGGAGTTGTCCCTGCGCCTTTTGGACGTTTTTCGCCAGTTCCACCTGCACGGCACGACCATCATCATGGCCACCCACAACCGGGACATCCCGGCGGCCGTGCCCGAGGCCGGCATCCTGCGCCTGGCGGGCGGCGAGGTGGACCTGGGTGGCTACGACGTGGCCGAGGCCGCCGGACTGTCCGGCGAGGACGGGCCGTGA